In a single window of the Anaerotruncus rubiinfantis genome:
- a CDS encoding TRAP transporter substrate-binding protein: MKKLTAFIMSAVMILTFAACSGAAPASSAPQQGNTAAPASSSQQSESTGAKITLKIGNNQPDTHPWNQGIADLTKLAAEYSGGRIEIINYPNATLGTEPDMLESVREGSLDMVISDPTVGTTFCKELELFSLPFLFRDYDHWQKALDGEPGQKYADLIEEKSGGLKILGYWGGSTRNVIAVKGPVKSVDDLQGFKLRLAPSDLKFKVWEAVGTLPVTIAFGETYSAMASGLCDGMENEMPSILSAKFYEPAPYFTLTGHEITVRPLFVNAEKYNAMEPEMQQALAKAVAEATALARQYEKEAGEAAQKQMVEEFGVELYEIDKTPIMERTKPVFEEFGNTSGLNDLIAEIQEVQ; the protein is encoded by the coding sequence ATGAAAAAACTGACAGCGTTTATTATGTCGGCAGTCATGATTTTGACTTTTGCAGCCTGCTCCGGCGCAGCGCCCGCGTCGTCCGCTCCACAGCAAGGTAATACGGCGGCGCCAGCCTCCTCATCGCAGCAATCGGAATCCACAGGCGCAAAGATCACCCTGAAAATCGGCAACAACCAACCGGATACCCATCCCTGGAACCAGGGAATTGCGGATTTGACGAAACTTGCGGCGGAATATTCCGGCGGCAGAATCGAGATTATCAACTATCCGAATGCCACCTTGGGAACCGAACCGGATATGCTGGAAAGCGTCCGGGAAGGATCGCTTGATATGGTGATCAGCGACCCGACTGTGGGGACCACCTTCTGTAAGGAGCTGGAGCTGTTCTCGCTGCCATTCCTTTTCCGCGATTATGACCATTGGCAGAAAGCGCTGGACGGTGAGCCTGGACAAAAATATGCGGACCTGATTGAAGAGAAGTCCGGAGGCTTGAAGATCCTTGGTTATTGGGGCGGATCCACCCGCAATGTGATCGCGGTGAAGGGGCCGGTTAAGAGTGTTGACGATCTGCAGGGCTTTAAACTGCGCCTTGCGCCATCCGATCTGAAGTTTAAGGTTTGGGAAGCCGTTGGCACGCTCCCGGTCACAATCGCTTTTGGCGAAACTTATTCCGCAATGGCATCCGGACTCTGTGATGGCATGGAGAATGAGATGCCGTCGATCTTGTCGGCCAAATTCTACGAGCCGGCGCCTTATTTCACGTTGACCGGGCACGAAATCACAGTGCGCCCGCTTTTCGTAAACGCGGAAAAATATAACGCTATGGAACCGGAAATGCAGCAAGCGCTTGCGAAAGCCGTTGCCGAGGCCACCGCGCTCGCCCGCCAGTATGAAAAAGAAGCTGGGGAAGCCGCACAGAAACAGATGGTTGAGGAATTCGGCGTGGAACTGTATGAGATTGATAAAACCCCGATTATGGAACGGACAAAGCCTGTGTTTGAGGAATTCGGAAACACGTCCGGACTCAATGACCTGATTGCAGAGATCCAGGAAGTTCAGTAA